Proteins encoded together in one Thermoplasmatales archaeon BRNA1 window:
- a CDS encoding Arabinose efflux permease gives MENVMLDRRHTALMLVIVFFATFMDGLDGSIVGVALPTIGESVGVDTATSSWVTITYLMVLAGTLVAFARVASDIGVRKIICVGLAVFTAGSAVCGLSADFAMLIAGRVIQGVGAAMMGAAAPMCCTKHLPLSKLGFGMSVVTIGASLGFALGPAIGGAIVEYASWHWCFLINIPLGIAAAPLALKAIPASSEPHSGMTLDVSGTVVLCATIILGVFAIETLSYSGMRAVSIMTGLMAIALLALFVRIEAGKERPLLHLKMFRRLDFSAMFICLMLVNAAYMGMMYLFPFYGQIYLGKPTLEIGLFLLESATVTALFGMPMARWSDRRGRKPFCVAAGVIMTIAFACYGIFGENMTDAELVVILFMKGFVWALVGGPMASRMIEHATDRDLASSLTNEAYYIGGAIGTAFFAMTFTLFSGTEGVDIMDVARMDFLDGFIPSAYLCALMGFAILVLSVLIKDRKKSGEL, from the coding sequence ATGGAGAACGTAATGCTGGACAGACGTCACACCGCACTCATGCTGGTGATAGTCTTCTTCGCCACGTTCATGGACGGGCTGGATGGCAGCATCGTCGGTGTCGCCCTTCCTACAATAGGCGAGTCGGTGGGCGTTGACACCGCCACTTCGAGCTGGGTCACAATCACCTATCTCATGGTGCTCGCGGGGACCCTGGTCGCCTTCGCTAGAGTGGCCAGCGACATCGGGGTTAGGAAGATCATCTGCGTCGGTCTCGCCGTGTTCACGGCCGGTTCCGCCGTCTGCGGACTATCCGCGGATTTCGCCATGCTGATCGCGGGACGCGTCATCCAGGGAGTGGGTGCGGCCATGATGGGTGCGGCGGCTCCCATGTGCTGCACCAAACATCTCCCTCTGTCCAAGCTCGGATTCGGGATGTCGGTCGTCACCATCGGTGCATCCCTTGGGTTCGCACTCGGGCCCGCCATCGGAGGGGCCATCGTGGAATACGCCTCCTGGCACTGGTGCTTCCTCATCAACATACCCCTTGGGATCGCCGCGGCGCCGCTCGCCCTGAAGGCCATCCCCGCATCCTCCGAACCGCACTCCGGGATGACCCTTGATGTCTCCGGGACCGTCGTCCTCTGCGCAACGATCATCCTCGGGGTATTCGCCATCGAGACCCTCTCGTATTCCGGTATGAGGGCCGTCTCCATCATGACGGGACTGATGGCAATCGCCCTTCTGGCTCTTTTCGTGAGGATTGAGGCCGGCAAGGAGAGGCCGCTGCTGCATCTGAAGATGTTCCGCCGCCTTGACTTCTCCGCGATGTTCATCTGCCTCATGCTGGTGAACGCCGCCTACATGGGGATGATGTACCTCTTCCCGTTCTACGGCCAGATCTATCTCGGGAAGCCCACCCTGGAGATCGGGCTGTTCCTGCTGGAATCCGCCACGGTTACCGCACTGTTCGGAATGCCCATGGCCAGGTGGTCGGACAGGAGAGGGCGGAAGCCGTTCTGCGTCGCCGCCGGGGTCATCATGACGATTGCTTTCGCCTGCTACGGCATATTCGGGGAGAACATGACAGATGCGGAACTGGTCGTCATCCTGTTCATGAAGGGATTCGTCTGGGCCCTGGTGGGGGGACCCATGGCCTCCAGGATGATCGAGCACGCCACCGACCGCGACCTGGCATCCTCGCTCACCAACGAGGCTTACTACATCGGTGGTGCGATCGGTACGGCATTCTTCGCCATGACGTTCACCCTGTTCTCCGGTACCGAGGGAGTGGACATCATGGACGTGGCACGCATGGACTTCCTCGACGGGTTCATCCCCTCTGCGTACCTGTGCGCCCTGATGGGATTCGCGATCCTGGTCCTTTCCGTCCTGATAAAGGACAGGAAGAAGTCAGGCGAGCTTTGA
- a CDS encoding Arabinose efflux permease translates to MNPFGDPMECALDKRHLTMLFAVMLFATFMDGLDGTIVNVAAPDIGMDLGVDTATVSWIVIVYMVVLAGTLVAFARISADIGVRKVMAAGIFIFIAGSALCGLSDSFAMLVTFRAVQAIGAAMMGATAPQCCTEYLPLNKLGFGLSIVSIGGSAGFAVGPFIGGAIVEFFDWHWCFLINIPIGLVAAPLVLRALPPRKESGRIRLDYRGAVTLCGAIASGTLAIETVSYPDLRLLTAVCAVLFFVMLALFIAAERRTDRPLLNIRMFAKPDFTAIFLCLMMMNAAYMGMLYLLPFFGEKCLDMTSLTVGAFMMISGMAIVVFGMPIGKWSDRKGRRLFSACAGISMLIADVILIVLNRDISWAVFAVAMFFMGFCWTFVGGPMASRLVEHAGEDQDMASSLTNEGYYIGASVGTAVIVAVFTFASGSGGVDIADVSASVFNDGFVPSAAVCAGMAILVTVLSLIVRDRNA, encoded by the coding sequence ATGAACCCCTTCGGTGATCCGATGGAATGCGCCCTTGACAAACGCCACCTCACGATGCTTTTCGCGGTGATGCTGTTCGCCACGTTCATGGACGGTCTGGATGGTACCATCGTCAACGTCGCGGCCCCCGACATCGGCATGGACCTCGGCGTGGACACCGCCACCGTCTCGTGGATAGTCATCGTGTACATGGTCGTCCTGGCCGGGACCCTGGTGGCATTCGCCAGGATATCGGCGGACATCGGCGTGAGGAAGGTCATGGCCGCGGGGATCTTCATATTCATCGCGGGATCCGCCCTCTGCGGTCTCTCGGACTCCTTCGCCATGCTCGTGACGTTCAGGGCGGTGCAGGCGATAGGTGCCGCGATGATGGGCGCCACCGCGCCCCAATGCTGCACGGAGTACCTCCCGCTGAACAAGCTCGGTTTCGGACTGTCCATAGTCAGCATAGGCGGGTCGGCGGGATTCGCCGTCGGACCGTTCATAGGCGGGGCCATCGTGGAATTCTTCGACTGGCACTGGTGCTTCCTGATCAACATCCCGATCGGCCTGGTGGCCGCCCCACTCGTCCTCAGGGCACTGCCGCCCAGGAAGGAGAGCGGGAGGATCCGCCTGGATTACCGCGGCGCGGTGACCCTCTGCGGGGCGATAGCATCGGGGACACTTGCCATCGAGACCGTCTCCTACCCGGACCTGAGGCTGCTGACCGCGGTATGCGCGGTGCTGTTCTTCGTGATGCTGGCACTCTTCATCGCAGCGGAGAGGAGGACGGACAGGCCTCTCCTGAACATACGTATGTTCGCCAAGCCGGACTTCACGGCGATATTCCTGTGTCTCATGATGATGAACGCGGCCTACATGGGGATGCTGTACCTCCTCCCGTTCTTCGGCGAGAAGTGTCTGGATATGACATCCCTGACCGTCGGCGCTTTCATGATGATCTCCGGGATGGCAATCGTCGTCTTCGGGATGCCCATAGGGAAGTGGTCGGACAGGAAGGGCAGGAGGCTGTTCTCGGCCTGCGCGGGCATATCCATGCTCATCGCCGATGTGATCCTCATCGTGCTGAACCGCGACATATCGTGGGCGGTGTTCGCCGTGGCCATGTTCTTCATGGGATTCTGCTGGACATTCGTCGGAGGACCCATGGCATCCAGGCTCGTGGAGCATGCGGGGGAGGACCAGGACATGGCCTCCTCGCTCACCAACGAGGGGTACTACATCGGGGCATCGGTCGGAACGGCGGTGATAGTCGCCGTGTTCACCTTCGCCTCGGGTTCCGGGGGCGTGGACATTGCGGACGTATCCGCATCGGTGTTCAACGACGGTTTCGTACCCTCCGCCGCGGTATGCGCAGGCATGGCGATCCTGGTAACCGTCCTTTCCCTGATCGTCAGAGACAGGAATGCATAA